From Alienimonas californiensis, a single genomic window includes:
- a CDS encoding AAA family ATPase produces MNSVTLATADDSTWIAAVAIVGAGLAIGLPAVFWEKWNRGWRPFVSGAVRRALGGEAHAMRAVSRSLPKFRLVDLHRAADHVAARVAAERIPGSEPQVLDRQEPFDLATVLSGRTWQNMPSPIVPSPRTARPIGRDADGPIEELLPDDCFWILPAPAPGTGGGRHGPAVLRVRASHEYGKPQAIVEAAADSFDAAAALLDAVEERSVSHSVYRGALLEFQHQGSYDDDGEYRGGGEPELNFKHRTALKAEDIVLDPETLPVLNRNLVEHHRRHADLKRLGLPLSKGLLFHGPPGTGKTYTCRYLVGTLPEVTTFVVAGQSLHQVKSVCGLAKLYEPSLVILEDVDLVFTEREMNPHTSALGDLMDEMDGFRPDEAVSFILTTNALERVERAIKDRPGRIGQCVYFGPPNKELRARYLVQYLKRFDATALDVPQLAEDSRGASQAFLKEWIARAALFALEDESRRTVEPLPLTMTDFEEARSELTRSGERSGAIVGFGGLSAG; encoded by the coding sequence ATGAATAGCGTCACGCTCGCGACGGCAGATGATTCGACATGGATCGCCGCGGTGGCGATCGTCGGCGCCGGCTTGGCGATCGGGCTGCCGGCGGTGTTTTGGGAGAAGTGGAATCGGGGCTGGCGGCCGTTCGTCTCCGGGGCGGTGCGGCGGGCGCTGGGCGGGGAGGCGCATGCGATGCGGGCGGTGTCGCGGTCGCTGCCGAAGTTTCGGCTGGTCGATCTGCACCGGGCCGCGGACCACGTCGCCGCCCGGGTCGCCGCGGAGCGGATCCCGGGGTCCGAACCGCAGGTGCTGGACCGGCAGGAGCCGTTCGATCTGGCGACCGTGCTGAGCGGCCGGACATGGCAGAACATGCCCTCGCCGATTGTGCCCTCCCCCCGCACCGCCCGGCCGATCGGCCGCGACGCCGACGGGCCGATCGAGGAACTGCTGCCGGACGACTGCTTCTGGATCCTCCCCGCCCCGGCCCCCGGAACCGGCGGGGGGCGCCACGGGCCGGCCGTGCTACGGGTGCGGGCCTCCCACGAGTACGGCAAGCCGCAGGCGATCGTGGAGGCCGCCGCCGACAGCTTCGACGCCGCCGCGGCCCTGCTGGATGCGGTTGAGGAACGCTCCGTTTCGCACAGCGTCTACCGCGGGGCTCTGCTGGAGTTCCAGCATCAGGGCTCCTACGACGACGACGGCGAATACCGCGGCGGCGGGGAGCCGGAACTCAACTTCAAGCACCGCACCGCATTGAAAGCGGAGGACATCGTCCTCGACCCGGAAACCCTGCCGGTGCTCAACCGCAACCTCGTCGAACATCACCGCCGGCACGCGGACCTCAAACGGCTCGGGCTGCCGTTGTCGAAGGGGCTGCTGTTCCACGGCCCGCCGGGCACCGGCAAGACCTATACCTGCCGCTATCTGGTCGGCACATTGCCGGAGGTGACCACGTTCGTCGTCGCCGGGCAGAGCCTGCATCAGGTCAAAAGCGTCTGCGGGCTGGCGAAGCTGTATGAACCAAGTCTGGTGATCCTGGAGGACGTGGACCTGGTGTTCACGGAGCGGGAGATGAACCCGCACACCAGCGCCCTGGGCGACTTGATGGACGAAATGGACGGCTTCCGACCGGACGAGGCCGTCAGTTTCATCCTCACCACGAACGCGCTCGAGCGGGTGGAGCGGGCGATTAAAGATCGCCCGGGGCGGATCGGGCAGTGCGTGTATTTCGGACCGCCGAATAAGGAGCTGCGGGCCCGGTATCTCGTTCAATACCTCAAGCGGTTCGACGCGACGGCCCTGGACGTACCGCAGTTGGCGGAGGACAGCCGCGGGGCGTCGCAGGCGTTTTTGAAGGAGTGGATCGCCCGGGCGGCACTGTTCGCATTGGAAGACGAGAGCCGACGGACGGTCGAACCGCTGCCGTTGACGATGACGGACTTCGAGGAGGCCCGGTCCGAACTGACCCGCAGCGGCGAACGCAGCGGGGCGATCGTGGGCTTCGGTGGGTTGTCGGCGGGGTGA
- a CDS encoding fumarylacetoacetate hydrolase family protein encodes MKLATLHTARGPRVVAMTDDDRHVDLNLVDSSLPTSLRALLALEGGLTRAAAALANAPDEAVAEGKLLAPIPDPGKVICIGLNYRDHAEETNSPIPSEPVVFGKFGNTIRGPEATVTLPAVSEQVDYEAELVVVIGRTGKNVAEADAMNHVAGYMNGNDVSARDWQKGRPGEQWLLGKTPDGFAPTGPFLLSADEAGDPHDWPVKLELNGRTMQDGSTADFLFTLPQIVAHLTKIMTLEPGDLIFTGTPAGVGAARKPPAWITDGSETAVTIGPLGTLRTRFVAE; translated from the coding sequence ATGAAGCTCGCCACCCTCCACACCGCCCGCGGGCCGCGGGTCGTCGCCATGACCGACGACGACCGGCACGTCGATCTGAACCTGGTCGATTCCTCTCTGCCGACCTCCTTGCGGGCCCTACTGGCGTTGGAGGGCGGGCTGACGCGGGCCGCCGCGGCGCTGGCGAACGCCCCCGACGAGGCCGTCGCGGAAGGCAAGCTGCTGGCCCCGATTCCAGACCCCGGCAAGGTGATCTGCATCGGGCTGAACTACCGCGACCACGCCGAGGAGACGAACAGCCCGATCCCCTCGGAGCCGGTCGTGTTCGGCAAGTTCGGCAACACGATCCGCGGCCCGGAGGCCACCGTCACGCTGCCGGCGGTCTCGGAGCAGGTCGATTACGAGGCGGAACTGGTCGTCGTGATTGGCCGCACGGGCAAGAACGTCGCCGAGGCGGACGCGATGAACCACGTCGCCGGGTATATGAACGGCAACGACGTCAGCGCCCGCGACTGGCAGAAGGGCCGGCCCGGCGAGCAGTGGTTGCTGGGCAAGACGCCGGACGGTTTCGCCCCCACCGGGCCGTTCCTGCTCTCCGCTGACGAAGCCGGCGACCCGCACGACTGGCCGGTCAAGCTGGAGTTGAACGGCCGGACGATGCAGGACGGCAGCACCGCGGACTTCCTGTTCACCCTGCCGCAGATCGTCGCCCACCTGACGAAGATCATGACGCTGGAGCCCGGCGACCTCATCTTCACCGGCACCCCGGCGGGCGTGGGGGCGGCCCGCAAACCGCCGGCTTGGATCACCGACGGCAGCGAGACCGCCGTCACCATCGGCCCGCTGGGCACGCTGCGGACGCGCTTCGTCGCGGAGTGA
- a CDS encoding cation:proton antiporter, whose amino-acid sequence MSPLLYLAGIVAVGVAAQWTAWRLRLPAILLLLAAGFAFGRVPVGDPVEGVTEGAAEAVAAGDRNPGQAGRIGPADDLLTSDGATDDGSVEDADPGSAGQVEESDPGDDPLQGRGGGAVIPERLLTPAVALAVAVILFEGGLSLKFRELREIGSAALGLCTAGAAVTGVLAAIAAKLLVFDTWQLAILAGSIFTVTGPTVIIPLLRQIRPNGRVGAVAKWEGIVIDPVGAVLAVLAFEGIVLTAGAASIVIPLTIAKVVLIGGLLGAGLAWMLSVLFQRHWVPDYLQNPVALGTVLLAFAASNALQSESGLVTVTVMGVWLANQERFNIEPLVEFKENLGVLLISVLFVVLAGQLEPQSILDLGWGALAFIAFLVLVVRPAAVFLGTLFSPLSLSEKTFLAWLAPRGIVAAAVASVFALELRHDAEEAIERSYAAGVTDAAAIAEREWWEGLLEDSARLVPLTFSVISASVALYGLTAGPFARRLGLAVANPQGVLFLGGSPLVRAIAVALQEKGFTVRLIDSNRRNVSAARLEGLDTLHGNVLSEKITDRVDPSGLGRVLAMTPNDEVNSLAAQNFATLFGRSGCYQLCPHPAEGARKGEGGAERPHGRALFREGVTYKLLQELYERGARVKETRITQEFDYPAFLRMNGAEAVVLFRLTGPADARTLRVNTANVKLEPTPGDTLLSLVPPDTGEPPAREAVSAGTGLEGELDDDDSRLGLEPPQLRG is encoded by the coding sequence GTGTCTCCACTTCTGTATCTGGCCGGCATCGTCGCGGTGGGCGTGGCGGCCCAGTGGACCGCGTGGCGCCTGCGATTGCCGGCGATTTTGTTGCTGTTGGCCGCCGGGTTCGCCTTCGGCCGCGTGCCGGTCGGCGATCCCGTCGAGGGGGTGACGGAGGGAGCCGCCGAGGCCGTCGCCGCCGGCGACCGCAATCCCGGCCAGGCCGGCCGAATCGGTCCCGCGGACGACCTGCTGACGAGCGACGGGGCCACGGACGACGGGTCGGTCGAGGACGCGGACCCCGGCTCCGCCGGCCAGGTGGAGGAGAGCGATCCCGGCGACGACCCGTTGCAGGGACGGGGCGGCGGCGCCGTCATCCCGGAGCGGTTGCTCACCCCCGCGGTGGCGCTGGCGGTGGCGGTGATCCTGTTCGAGGGCGGCCTGAGCCTGAAGTTCCGCGAACTGCGGGAGATTGGCTCCGCCGCCCTGGGCCTGTGCACCGCCGGGGCTGCCGTCACTGGGGTGCTGGCGGCGATCGCGGCGAAGCTCCTCGTGTTCGACACCTGGCAACTCGCGATATTGGCAGGCTCGATCTTCACCGTGACCGGGCCGACGGTCATCATCCCCCTGCTCCGGCAGATCCGCCCGAACGGCCGCGTCGGGGCGGTGGCGAAGTGGGAGGGCATCGTGATCGACCCGGTCGGCGCCGTGCTGGCCGTGCTGGCGTTCGAGGGGATCGTGCTGACGGCCGGCGCCGCCTCGATCGTGATCCCGCTGACGATCGCCAAGGTGGTTCTGATCGGCGGGCTGTTGGGCGCCGGGCTGGCCTGGATGCTGTCGGTCCTGTTCCAGCGGCACTGGGTGCCGGACTACCTGCAGAACCCGGTCGCCCTGGGCACGGTGCTGCTCGCCTTCGCCGCCTCCAACGCCCTACAAAGCGAGAGCGGGCTGGTGACGGTCACGGTGATGGGCGTGTGGCTGGCGAACCAGGAGCGGTTCAACATCGAGCCGCTGGTCGAGTTCAAGGAGAACCTCGGCGTCCTGCTGATCAGCGTGCTGTTCGTGGTGCTGGCCGGTCAGTTGGAGCCGCAAAGCATTCTGGATCTGGGCTGGGGGGCGTTGGCGTTCATCGCCTTCCTGGTGCTGGTCGTGCGGCCGGCGGCGGTTTTCCTGGGCACGCTGTTCAGCCCGCTGTCGCTTTCGGAGAAGACTTTCCTAGCCTGGCTGGCGCCGCGGGGCATCGTGGCGGCGGCGGTGGCGAGCGTGTTCGCCCTGGAGTTGCGACACGACGCGGAGGAAGCCATCGAACGCTCCTATGCCGCCGGGGTCACGGACGCAGCCGCCATTGCGGAGCGGGAGTGGTGGGAAGGTCTCCTGGAGGACAGTGCCCGGCTCGTCCCGCTGACGTTCTCCGTGATCAGCGCCTCGGTCGCCCTGTACGGCCTGACCGCCGGCCCCTTCGCCCGCCGGCTGGGGCTGGCGGTCGCGAACCCGCAGGGCGTGCTGTTCCTGGGCGGCTCCCCGCTGGTCCGGGCGATCGCCGTCGCCCTGCAGGAGAAGGGCTTCACCGTGCGGCTGATCGACTCCAACCGCCGCAACGTCTCCGCCGCCCGGTTGGAGGGCCTCGACACGCTGCACGGCAACGTGCTGTCCGAGAAGATCACCGACCGCGTCGACCCCTCCGGCCTCGGCCGGGTCCTGGCGATGACCCCCAACGACGAGGTGAACAGCCTCGCGGCCCAGAATTTCGCCACCCTGTTCGGCCGCAGCGGGTGTTATCAGCTGTGCCCGCACCCGGCGGAGGGGGCGAGAAAGGGCGAGGGCGGCGCCGAACGCCCGCACGGCCGGGCGCTGTTCCGGGAGGGCGTGACCTATAAATTGCTGCAGGAACTCTACGAACGCGGCGCCCGGGTCAAGGAGACCCGCATCACCCAGGAGTTCGACTACCCCGCCTTCCTGCGGATGAACGGGGCGGAAGCGGTGGTGCTATTCCGTCTGACCGGCCCGGCGGACGCTCGGACGCTGCGGGTGAACACCGCGAACGTGAAGCTGGAGCCGACGCCCGGCGACACGCTGCTCTCCCTGGTGCCCCCCGACACCGGCGAACCGCCGGCCCGCGAGGCCGTCTCCGCCGGTACCGGCCTGGAAGGCGAACTGGACGACGACGACAGCCGCCTGGGCCTCGAACCCCCTCAACTGAGGGGCTGA
- a CDS encoding FeoA family protein: MPLAPVSAPGDSDHVPCPTAQALADGTLIPLDLLRTGESGTVAEILGDAPAVHRLEELGLRIGAAVSVLREGPPALLALGSQRFCFRPDSGTMVLVALAPA, from the coding sequence ATGCCGCTCGCTCCCGTTTCCGCGCCCGGCGACTCCGACCACGTCCCCTGCCCGACCGCCCAGGCGCTGGCGGACGGGACGCTGATCCCGCTCGATCTGCTCCGCACCGGCGAGAGCGGCACCGTGGCGGAGATCCTCGGCGACGCCCCCGCGGTGCATCGTCTGGAAGAGTTGGGCCTGCGGATCGGCGCCGCCGTCAGCGTGCTGCGGGAGGGCCCGCCCGCCCTGCTGGCGCTGGGTTCGCAGCGGTTCTGCTTCCGGCCCGACTCCGGGACGATGGTGCTGGTCGCGCTGGCGCCGGCGTGA
- a CDS encoding FeoA family protein, with protein sequence MNDQLAPGKRPDDGSPPTELTLAALPAGRPARILDVLGEDALAARLMEMGLIPGETVVFHRAAPLGDPLEFSVCGYRISLRKSEAARVTVAPD encoded by the coding sequence GTGAACGATCAACTCGCCCCCGGCAAACGACCCGACGACGGTTCGCCGCCCACCGAACTCACCCTCGCCGCGTTGCCCGCCGGTCGCCCGGCCCGCATTTTGGACGTCCTCGGCGAGGACGCCCTCGCCGCCCGGCTGATGGAGATGGGCCTGATTCCCGGGGAGACCGTCGTCTTTCACCGGGCCGCCCCGCTGGGCGATCCGCTGGAGTTCTCCGTGTGCGGCTATCGCATCTCCCTGCGGAAAAGCGAGGCGGCCCGCGTGACCGTCGCGCCGGATTGA
- the feoB gene encoding ferrous iron transport protein B gives MTPPAPTAVPAPPPGPATVPRSRGSKVAPVRPLVVALVGNPNTGKSTLFNALCGARARTGNFPGVTVEKKVGRLKLPLDGVAADRAAEVIDLPGTYSLSPRSADEMVSVDVLLGDAGGGALRTPRPDAVVCVVDASNLHRNLYLVSQVLELGLPVVIALNMGDVARLRGTTIDVPALSQKLGVPVIPTEAHRRRGLNELRAAIVAAAAGPAPQPVRSLPDAVSEEADVLDGWLAEHGCPDVPAYLRERMLLDVGGQVVERYRGRCTGDLPAHLGGVRARLAEAGCRVPAVEAAGRYGWAREMLNGTVETAVEPAATASDKIDRFLTHRVWGLLTFAVLMFLVFQAIFSWAGPFMDAIGEGQGWLTGLVQDAMPPGAFRSLIIDGVIAGVGGVLIFLPQIVILFLAIAVLEDCGYMARAAFLMDRLMSRLGLSGKSFVPLMSSFACAVPGVMATRVIENRRDRMVTILVAPLMSCSARLPVYLLLIGAFVPATAYLGGLVELQGLVLFGITSLGALVAIPVAWLLRKTWFKGETPPFVMELPPYRWPSLRNVALRVYDRGKAFVTRAGTLIFAATVLVWAAGYFPGDHTELHAVQAQIESESAEAEPDETVLEALELRRRRLSSDLIEASVLGRTGHAIEPVVKPLGWDWRIGVGALASFPAREVIIATLGTIYSLGGDVDETDDGLRDALRRSEWPDGDPVYTLPVALSVMVFFALCAQCAATLMVIKRETNSWRWPLFTFVYMTALAYIGALLTYQIGSRLF, from the coding sequence GTGACGCCCCCCGCGCCGACTGCCGTCCCCGCCCCGCCGCCCGGCCCCGCGACTGTTCCCCGCAGTCGGGGGTCGAAGGTTGCGCCGGTGCGGCCGCTGGTCGTGGCGCTGGTGGGCAACCCGAACACCGGCAAGAGCACGCTGTTCAACGCCCTGTGCGGCGCGCGGGCCCGCACCGGCAACTTTCCGGGCGTGACGGTTGAGAAGAAGGTCGGCCGGTTGAAGCTGCCCCTCGACGGGGTCGCCGCCGACCGGGCGGCTGAGGTGATCGACCTGCCCGGCACCTACAGCCTCTCGCCCCGCAGCGCCGACGAGATGGTCTCCGTCGACGTGCTGCTGGGCGACGCCGGCGGGGGCGCCCTCCGCACGCCCCGGCCGGACGCGGTCGTCTGCGTGGTGGACGCCTCGAACCTGCACCGCAACCTGTACCTCGTCTCGCAGGTGTTGGAGCTGGGCCTGCCGGTCGTGATCGCGTTGAACATGGGCGACGTCGCCCGGCTCCGCGGGACGACGATCGACGTGCCCGCCCTGTCGCAGAAGCTGGGCGTGCCGGTGATCCCCACGGAGGCCCACCGCCGCCGCGGGCTGAACGAACTGAGAGCCGCGATCGTCGCCGCCGCGGCCGGCCCGGCGCCGCAGCCGGTACGGTCCCTGCCGGACGCCGTCTCGGAGGAGGCGGACGTCCTGGACGGCTGGCTGGCCGAGCACGGTTGCCCGGACGTGCCCGCCTACCTGCGGGAACGCATGCTGCTGGACGTGGGCGGACAGGTGGTCGAACGCTACCGCGGCCGCTGCACGGGCGATCTGCCGGCCCATCTGGGCGGCGTCCGGGCACGCCTCGCCGAGGCCGGCTGCCGGGTGCCCGCGGTGGAGGCCGCCGGCCGCTACGGCTGGGCCCGGGAGATGCTGAACGGCACGGTCGAAACCGCCGTCGAACCGGCCGCCACCGCCAGCGACAAGATCGACCGCTTCCTCACCCACCGGGTCTGGGGCCTGCTGACCTTCGCCGTGCTGATGTTCCTGGTGTTCCAGGCGATCTTCAGTTGGGCCGGCCCCTTCATGGACGCCATCGGCGAGGGCCAGGGCTGGCTGACCGGGCTCGTCCAGGACGCCATGCCCCCGGGGGCGTTCCGCAGCCTGATCATCGACGGCGTGATCGCCGGCGTCGGCGGGGTGCTGATCTTCCTGCCCCAGATCGTGATCCTGTTCTTGGCGATCGCGGTGCTGGAGGACTGCGGCTACATGGCCCGGGCGGCCTTCCTGATGGACCGCCTGATGAGCCGGCTGGGCCTGTCCGGCAAGAGCTTCGTGCCGCTGATGAGCTCCTTCGCCTGCGCCGTGCCCGGCGTGATGGCGACCCGGGTGATCGAGAACCGCCGCGACCGCATGGTCACGATCCTCGTCGCCCCGTTGATGAGCTGCTCCGCCCGGCTGCCGGTCTATCTATTGCTGATCGGGGCGTTCGTCCCGGCGACGGCGTATCTCGGCGGGCTGGTCGAGTTGCAGGGGCTCGTGCTGTTCGGGATCACCTCGCTGGGGGCGCTGGTGGCGATTCCGGTCGCCTGGCTGCTGCGGAAGACTTGGTTCAAGGGGGAGACGCCGCCGTTCGTGATGGAACTGCCGCCCTACCGCTGGCCCTCGCTGCGGAACGTCGCCCTGCGGGTCTACGACCGCGGCAAGGCGTTCGTGACGCGGGCCGGTACGCTGATCTTCGCCGCCACCGTGCTGGTCTGGGCCGCGGGCTACTTCCCCGGCGACCACACCGAACTGCACGCCGTGCAGGCTCAGATTGAATCTGAGTCGGCGGAGGCCGAACCGGACGAGACGGTGCTGGAAGCCCTCGAACTGCGGCGCCGCCGGCTCAGTTCCGACCTGATCGAAGCCAGCGTGCTCGGCCGCACCGGGCACGCGATCGAACCGGTCGTCAAACCGCTGGGTTGGGACTGGCGGATCGGCGTGGGCGCCCTGGCGAGCTTCCCGGCCCGGGAGGTGATCATTGCCACCCTGGGCACGATCTACAGCCTCGGCGGGGACGTGGACGAAACCGACGACGGCCTCCGCGACGCGCTCCGCCGCAGCGAGTGGCCGGACGGCGACCCGGTATATACGTTGCCGGTGGCCCTGTCGGTGATGGTCTTCTTCGCCCTCTGCGCCCAGTGCGCGGCGACGTTGATGGTCATTAAACGGGAGACGAACAGCTGGCGCTGGCCGTTGTTCACCTTCGTCTATATGACCGCGCTGGCATATATTGGAGCGCTGCTCACCTATCAGATTGGTTCGCGACTCTTTTAA
- a CDS encoding FeoB-associated Cys-rich membrane protein, which produces MNFDPQLIAALLCVAAAAAEVGRRAWKLTQSGGEKGCGSGCGSCPAAKVSNGPTVVSLNLPPRR; this is translated from the coding sequence ATGAACTTCGACCCGCAACTGATCGCCGCCCTGCTCTGCGTCGCCGCAGCCGCCGCGGAGGTCGGCCGGCGGGCCTGGAAGCTGACGCAATCCGGCGGGGAGAAAGGGTGCGGCTCCGGCTGCGGGAGTTGCCCCGCGGCGAAGGTTTCGAACGGCCCGACGGTCGTCTCGCTGAATCTGCCGCCGCGCCGCTGA
- the folK gene encoding 2-amino-4-hydroxy-6-hydroxymethyldihydropteridine diphosphokinase produces MNVPALIALGGNTGDVRATFEAALRGLHDRRGVTVTAASRAYRTPAVGANAGGEFLNAAATLETTLSPHELLAALQDLETAAGRERTVHWGPRSIDLDLILFGEESLDDERLTVPHPGLWWRRFVLDPACEVAGDWKASRVPLQRLREPLLDRPLRVGMRTDDVASLNRLASALEPDFPLSIEPWEPGTRDLRSPPALWIKREDAAEGRLDPNTILVPRDPDAAVAVLRDVLSAALPDPEPQPVGEPLWPC; encoded by the coding sequence ATGAACGTCCCGGCCCTGATCGCCCTCGGCGGCAACACCGGCGACGTGCGGGCCACGTTCGAGGCCGCGCTGCGGGGCCTGCACGACAGGCGGGGCGTGACGGTAACCGCCGCCAGCCGGGCCTATCGCACCCCGGCCGTGGGAGCGAACGCCGGCGGGGAATTCCTGAACGCCGCGGCGACGCTGGAGACGACGCTCTCCCCGCACGAGCTGTTGGCCGCGTTGCAGGACCTCGAAACGGCGGCGGGCCGGGAACGCACGGTCCATTGGGGGCCGCGGTCGATTGATCTGGACCTGATCCTGTTCGGCGAGGAGTCCCTCGACGACGAACGGCTGACGGTTCCGCATCCCGGTCTCTGGTGGCGTCGGTTCGTGTTGGACCCGGCGTGCGAGGTGGCGGGGGACTGGAAGGCTTCCCGGGTTCCCCTGCAACGGCTTCGGGAACCGCTCCTCGACCGACCGCTGCGCGTGGGGATGCGGACAGACGACGTGGCCTCCCTCAACCGGCTCGCCTCGGCGCTGGAACCGGACTTCCCCTTGTCGATTGAGCCGTGGGAGCCGGGGACGCGGGACCTCCGCTCCCCGCCGGCCCTGTGGATCAAGCGGGAGGACGCCGCGGAGGGCCGCCTCGATCCCAATACGATCCTGGTGCCGAGGGACCCCGACGCCGCGGTCGCCGTGTTGCGGGACGTGCTGTCCGCCGCGCTGCCGGACCCGGAGCCGCAGCCGGTCGGGGAACCGCTCTGGCCGTGTTGA
- a CDS encoding Flp family type IVb pilin, which translates to MTPVFPPQPPAAARRATALAAVRRFLRSEDGPTSVEYAVMLALILATIFGTVGVVGGTAGGLFANAKSELDAAGF; encoded by the coding sequence ATGACCCCCGTCTTCCCCCCCCAACCGCCGGCCGCCGCGCGGCGGGCGACGGCGCTCGCCGCGGTCCGGCGGTTCTTGCGTTCGGAGGACGGCCCCACGTCCGTCGAATACGCGGTGATGCTGGCGCTGATCCTGGCCACCATCTTCGGCACGGTCGGGGTGGTCGGCGGAACCGCCGGCGGGCTGTTCGCCAATGCGAAATCAGAGTTGGACGCCGCCGGCTTCTGA
- the infA gene encoding translation initiation factor IF-1, producing the protein MAKEEAIEMSGEVAEALANTQFRVKLDNGHMVMAHVAGKMRKHFIRIVPGDRVLVAVSPYDFNRGRIVYRER; encoded by the coding sequence ATGGCGAAAGAGGAGGCGATTGAGATGTCCGGCGAAGTGGCCGAGGCGCTCGCCAATACCCAGTTCCGCGTGAAGCTGGACAACGGCCACATGGTGATGGCCCACGTCGCGGGGAAAATGCGCAAACACTTCATCCGGATCGTGCCGGGCGACCGCGTGCTGGTGGCGGTCAGCCCCTACGACTTCAACCGCGGCCGCATCGTTTACCGCGAGCGGTAG
- the rnhA gene encoding ribonuclease HI, producing MADAPAPAVTLFTDGACRGNPGPGGWSFILRHDASGKEKEGSGGEALTTNNRMELSGVIEGLKSLNTRTRVDVVTDSTYVAKGSAEWMSGWKKNGWRRRVKGKGWGEVKNVDLWQELDGLLAAHDVTFSVVRGHSGHAENERCDELAVAAAKSFQK from the coding sequence ATGGCCGACGCCCCCGCCCCCGCCGTCACCCTGTTCACCGACGGCGCCTGCCGCGGCAACCCCGGCCCCGGCGGCTGGTCCTTCATCCTGCGCCATGACGCCTCCGGCAAGGAGAAGGAAGGCAGCGGCGGCGAGGCCCTCACCACCAACAACCGCATGGAGCTGTCCGGCGTGATCGAGGGACTCAAGTCCCTGAACACGCGGACTCGGGTCGACGTGGTGACGGACAGCACCTACGTCGCAAAGGGCAGCGCCGAGTGGATGTCCGGCTGGAAGAAGAACGGCTGGCGCCGTCGCGTGAAGGGCAAAGGCTGGGGCGAGGTGAAGAACGTCGACCTCTGGCAGGAGCTGGACGGTCTGCTGGCCGCCCACGACGTGACCTTCAGCGTGGTCCGCGGCCACAGCGGTCACGCGGAGAACGAACGCTGCGACGAACTCGCCGTCGCCGCCGCGAAGAGCTTTCAGAAGTAG
- the hemB gene encoding porphobilinogen synthase, with amino-acid sequence MNGPPAHPGAFPAVRPRRNRRTAWSRRLTAERVLTADDLIWPCFVTEAGAGPIEAMPGVRRYAVSQLVDEVGRAAELGVPAVALFPQTDPGLKTEDAAEAFNPENLVCRAVRAIKAAGIDVGVICDVALDPYSSHGQDGLVRNGEVVNDPTLDALCEQAVVQAEAGCDVIAPSDMMDGRVGRIRSALDARGLQHVQILSYAAKYASAFYGPFRDAVGSGSALKGDKKTYQMDPANGDEALREVALDLAEGADLVMVKPGMPYLDIVSAVKRTFGVPTFAYQVSGEYSMLAGACDAGRLDRRSAVLESLLCFKRAGADGVLTYFAREAAEWLREG; translated from the coding sequence TTGAACGGTCCCCCAGCACATCCCGGCGCTTTCCCCGCCGTCCGGCCCCGCCGCAATCGTCGCACGGCGTGGTCGCGGCGGCTCACGGCAGAGCGCGTGCTCACCGCCGACGACCTCATCTGGCCCTGCTTCGTCACCGAGGCCGGCGCCGGGCCGATCGAGGCGATGCCGGGCGTTCGCCGCTACGCCGTCTCCCAGTTGGTCGACGAAGTCGGCCGGGCCGCGGAGCTGGGTGTGCCGGCCGTCGCCCTGTTTCCGCAGACCGATCCGGGGTTGAAGACCGAGGACGCCGCGGAGGCGTTCAATCCGGAGAACCTCGTCTGCCGGGCGGTGCGGGCGATCAAGGCGGCGGGAATCGACGTCGGCGTGATCTGCGACGTGGCCCTCGACCCGTACAGCAGCCATGGGCAGGACGGGTTGGTTCGGAACGGGGAAGTCGTGAACGACCCCACGTTGGACGCCCTCTGCGAGCAGGCCGTCGTGCAGGCGGAGGCCGGCTGCGACGTCATCGCCCCCTCGGACATGATGGACGGCCGCGTCGGCCGGATTCGCTCCGCCCTGGACGCCCGCGGTCTGCAACACGTGCAGATCCTCAGCTACGCGGCGAAGTACGCCAGCGCCTTCTACGGCCCGTTCCGCGACGCCGTCGGCAGCGGGTCGGCGTTGAAGGGGGACAAGAAGACCTACCAGATGGACCCGGCCAACGGCGACGAGGCGTTGCGGGAGGTGGCCCTCGACCTCGCCGAGGGCGCCGATCTCGTGATGGTCAAACCGGGGATGCCGTATCTGGACATTGTTTCCGCGGTGAAGCGGACCTTCGGGGTGCCGACGTTCGCCTATCAGGTCTCCGGCGAATACAGCATGCTCGCCGGCGCCTGCGACGCCGGCCGCCTCGATCGGCGCTCGGCCGTGCTGGAGAGCCTGCTCTGCTTCAAGCGGGCCGGAGCCGACGGCGTGCTGACCTACTTCGCCCGGGAAGCGGCGGAGTGGCTGCGGGAGGGGTGA